A DNA window from Malus domestica chromosome 12, GDT2T_hap1 contains the following coding sequences:
- the LOC103450804 gene encoding transcription factor MYB61-like, producing MGRHSCCYKQKLRKGLWSPEEDEKLLNYITKHGHGCWSSVPKLAGLQRCGKSCRLRWINYLRPDLKRGPFSQQEENLIVELHAVLGNRWSQIAAQLPGRTDNEIKNLWNSCIKKKLRQRGIDPNTHKLLSEVLNQNIDTETNNNNNINLSPTYKSNEKASEGSNELSLVEAVSSKHPPSASENRFNPVEVSSTSKLISSKSLTHEGSISSCRPCDFVGYFSFPHHNNQNNYGSSSDMGLQAVNQNTTFSFLNQNPEFLQPSMSSSSAIFTAPPPPTRVKPSISLPSNNSSTWDSNANNSNSSGGGYFDNSATFSWWPPEAVKSDDPEEIKWSEHLHNTSFLMGTHQASQPANYSEMKPESHSHILSNSLSATYWHHQNHHHHHHHQQHQQALQASEMYTKDLQRLAVAFGQTL from the exons ATGGGGAGGCACTCTTGTTGCTACAAGCAGAAGCTAAGGAAAGGCCTCTGGTCTCCTGAAGAGGATGAGAAGCTTCTCAATTACATCACCAAGCATGGCCATGGCTGCTGGAGCTCAGTCCCTAAATTAGCAG GTTTGCAGAGGTGTGGGAAGAGCTGCAGGTTAAGGTGGATAAATTACCTGAGGCCTGATTTGAAGAGAGGACCATTCTCACAGCAAGAAGAGAATTTGATAGTAGAACTCCATGCAGTTCTTGGCAACAg ATGGTCTCAGATTGCAGCCCAGTTACCAGGAAGAACAGACAATGAGATTAAAAATCTATGGAATTCCTGCATTAAGAAGAAGCTGAGGCAAAGAGGCATTGACCCCAACACTCACAAACTACTCTCAGAAGTGCTTAATCAAAATATTGACACAGAAACtaacaacaataataatattaatcTCTCCCCAACTTACAAGAGTAATGAGAAGGCCTCTGAGGGATCCAATGAGCTGAGCTTGGTTGAGGCAGTGAGTTCAAAGCACCCGCCTTCAGCGTCCGAAAACCGATTCAACCCTGTTGAAGTTTCCTCCACCTCCAAACTCATCAGCAGCAAAAGTTTGACACATGAAGGCTCCATCAGTAGTTGCAGGCCTTGTGATTTTGTGGGGTACTTTTCTTTTCCTCATCACAATAACCAGAACAATTATGGGTCGTCGTCAGATATGGGGCTGCAGGCGGTAAATCAAAACACCACTTTCAGCTTCCTCAATCAAAATCCAGAGTTCCTGCAACCGTCCATGTCATCAAGCTCCGCCATTTTCACCGCCCCTCCTCCTCCCACACGTGTGAAGCCTTCCATCAGCCTCCCATCTAATAACTCCTCCACCTGGGACTCCAATGCCAACAACAGCAACAGCAGCGGCGGCGGCTATTTCGACAACTCTGCAACCTTTTCTTGGTGGCCTCCGGAGGCGGTAAAATCCGACGACCCAGAAGAGATCAAATGGTCTGAACATCTCCACAACACCTCATTTCTGATGGGAACCCACCAAGCCTCTCAGCCTGCTAATTACTCAGAAATGAAACCAGAATCCCATTCACACATTTTATCAAACAGTTTGAGTGCAACGTATTGgcaccaccaaaaccaccaccaccaccaccaccaccagcagCACCAGCAAGCTTTACAAGCTTCAGAGATGTACACAAAGGATCTTCAGAGACTTGCCGTAGCTTTTGGACAAACCCTTtag